In Crinalium epipsammum PCC 9333, the genomic window GCATTCTTCCCGATCCAAACGTAGCGCAAAGAATGCTAGTAATTGAATCCTACGGACATATAGAACCCCCACAACGCTACATCAATCGTTACGGTCAATTTCTAGAGCATTCTCCCTATAACGAGCGAGATATTCGCCCACCAGAAGAATTAATTACCTACGATCAAACAGGCGAATTTGAGGTGCGCGTTAAAGCAAGAAATCACATTACCAGTTTCTTATATCGCCACCATCCATTAGACGTTGTAGGGTGGGATGGTCATCTTTGGCCCTTTGCCTTTAACATAGCAGACTTTGAACCGATTACAGGTAGAATTCATCAACCCCCACCCGTACATCAAACTTTTAATGCTCCAGGGTTTGTTATTTGTTCTTTTGTCCCACGATTATTAGATTATCATCCTGCGGGAATCCCTTCACCATATAACCATTCCAACGTTGATTCGGATGAAATGATTTATTACGTTGAAGGCAATTTTATCTCGCGTAAAGGGATAGAGCGATCGTCAATCACAGTTCATCCTAGCGGTATTCCTCATGGCCCACACCCAGGAATGTATGAGGGGTCACTTGGTAAGGAAAAAACTGATGAATTGGCTGTAATGGTTGATACTTTTCATCCGTTGAAGTTGACGCAAAATGCTGTGTCTTTGGAAGACAAAGATTATGTATATAGTTGGCTGGCTTAGTTGCAATTAATTTAATTAAATCGCAGATGTAAGCAGATAAACGCAGATGACGCAGATGATTTAGAAAATTTACTTTTGTTGTGTAAAAGGTTGTTTTAGTTATTAACTTTTTACCCCTCACTTTATTTAATATCGGAGCAGTGTTATGTCTCAAGTTATATCAGTAACTCCCCATGTCTCTATTTCTGATCGCATTACAAAACGTTTGCAGCAAGGCGAATTAACTCAACAGCAAGTAGCAGAATTTCAAGATTTTCTGGGTGAAGTTGAAAATAAATTCTTTCAGCACCCAGTTATTACTAAGAATATTTATACCCGTTGGTTTAGTCAAGGTACTGCTACTGATGAAGAATTACGGCACTTTATTAAGCAGTTTTCGGTATTCTCTAATCAGTTTTTATTAGCTGCCTTAGCCAAAACTATTAATGCCTCTACCTTACAACAATCACGTGCTAGTAGGGAAATATTGTTAAATGAATTAGGGGTAATTTATCGCAAAGTTGGACAAAAAATAGGTAGTAATGCTGCACAAACAGAGGATGAAAAAGATTTAGAAGGCGATCCAGAATTAGTAAGTATTGAAGGTACTGTAGATGGTGGAATTTGTCGTTTTAAAGCGGCTCATTTTGAATGGTTGATTGGAGTTGCGGAAGGTTTGGGACTAAGTTATGCAGATATTGGTAAGCGCAAACATGGTAGTGCAACTACATTACACTTCTGCGATGAGTTGATTCGCCTTTATGGTAGCGACGATCCATTAATTGCCGAAGGTGCTAGTTTTGCAGTTGAAAATTGGGCTGCGGCTGGTTTTTGGCAAGAGTTAGAAGAAGGGTTGCTAAGAATAAAACAATCAAGACATCCGCAACTAAGGTTAGCTTTCTTTACTTGGCATAATCGCGTTGAGGGACAACACGCGGGACATACTTTAGAAGAATTAGAAGAGGTTTATTTCCATGCAGACTTTGACCGCGATAAGTTTATGCAAGGAGGGGAGGAAATATTAGATGCGATCGCAGTTTTCTGGAATGGGCTAAATGGCGATCGCCTTAACCATATAAACATTTGAAGGCGGAATGGCAAAAGGATGACTCCTTTATCAGTTCTCTCATTTCATGGATATTGGAGGAAAACTTCAGTTCACGTTTTTGTTATTCAACCTGCGCTAACTTAAAGTCCTCGAATATCTCTTCGTGGTGTTTTTCACGGAGATACTGCTTGAGTCGCTTTTGATTTTTTTGCCTTTCCTCACTAAAAAGGCTTTTGATTGCCTCGATTACATCGTTGAAAATCATGAGGCAGAATTAAAATGCTTTATCTCTTGCCTTGACTTCTTAGCCTGCACCACTTTTTTATAAGTTTTGGAGGTAGTCAACCAGTGAAAGCCCTATTGAGAGTGCTAAAAAAACACCTAACACTTCAAGGATTAATGATCTGTTAAATACTAACTCACCAGCCACTTCTTCATTTTCTAAAGTTTTATCCTCTGGAGGAACTGAATCAATAGTATTGGTCTTTGGTGTATGGTTTGGAGATTGATTATAAGTAGTAGTTAATAAGTTTAACTCCCCCTGCTCCCCTTGTACCCCCTGTTCCTCCGGTTCGTCTACACCAAATGGTTTTGACCACCACCTCTTGCTTGCATTATTTGCTTTGGAAAGAGACGT contains:
- a CDS encoding homogentisate 1,2-dioxygenase → MSYYYKLGNIPHKRHTQFRQANGSLYHEELMGIHGFSGIQSLLYHLHPPTQIEKILFEKKIEIAYVEQGGLRPHHIPTASVVEGGDAIASRLPLMGNSDVCIYIARPTEAMQYWYRFAQGDEIIFIHDGTGILESQYGIIRYQPGDYLVIPTGVVWRILPDPNVAQRMLVIESYGHIEPPQRYINRYGQFLEHSPYNERDIRPPEELITYDQTGEFEVRVKARNHITSFLYRHHPLDVVGWDGHLWPFAFNIADFEPITGRIHQPPPVHQTFNAPGFVICSFVPRLLDYHPAGIPSPYNHSNVDSDEMIYYVEGNFISRKGIERSSITVHPSGIPHGPHPGMYEGSLGKEKTDELAVMVDTFHPLKLTQNAVSLEDKDYVYSWLA